Proteins from a genomic interval of Lycium ferocissimum isolate CSIRO_LF1 chromosome 2, AGI_CSIRO_Lferr_CH_V1, whole genome shotgun sequence:
- the LOC132042708 gene encoding 3-oxoacyl-[acyl-carrier-protein] synthase I, chloroplastic, with product MEAIQSPSFHSSPLNPLRKNIPQLTNVRPLGVKKMPFISASASTISAPKREKDPKKRVVITGMGLVSVFGNDVDAYYEKLLAGESGISLIDRFDASKFPTRFGGQIRGFSSEGYIDGKNDRRLDDCLRYSIVAGKKALENADLGGDKLGKINKERAGVLVGTGMGGLQVFSDGVQNLIEKGHRKITPFFIPYAITNMGSALLGIDLGFMGPNYSISTACATSNYCFYAAANHIRRGEADLMLAGGTEAAIIPIGLGGFVACRALSQRNDDPQTASRPWDKERDGFVMGEGAGVLVMESLEHAMKRGAPIIAEYLGGAVNCDAYHMTDPRADGLGVSSCILSSLEDAGVSPEEVNYINAHATSTIVGDLAEVNAVKKVFKNTSGIKMNATKSMIGHCLGAAGGLEAIATIKAITTGWVHPSINQFNREPSVEFDTVPNQKQQHEVNVGISNSFGFGGHNSVVAFSAFKP from the exons ATGGAAGCAATCCAATCTCCATCTTTCCACTCATCTCCACTTAATCCACTTCGAAAAAACATCCCTCAACTCACCAATGTCAGGCCATTGGGTGTTAAAAAAATGCCTTTTATATCAGCTTCTGCATCAACAATTTCTGCtccaaaaagagagaaagaccCAAAGAAAAGAGTTGTTATAACTGGGATGGGTCTTGTTTCTGTGTTTGGTAATGATGTGGATGCTTACTATGAGAAACTTTTGGCTGGTGAAAGTGGGATTTCATTAATTGATCGTTTTGATGCTTCTAAGTTTCCAACAAGATTTGGCGGACAAATTCGTGGGTTTTCATCTGAAGGGTATATTGATGGAAAGAATGATAGGAGACTTGATGATTGTCTTAGGTATTCCATTGTTGCTGGGAAAAAAGCTTTGGAAAATGCAGATCTTGGTGGTGATAAACTAGGAAAA ATTAATAAGGAACGAGCAGGTGTTCTGGTAGGAACAGGAATGGGTGGTCTTCAGGTTTTCTCAGATGGCGTTCAGAACCTGATTGAAAAGGGTCACAGGAAAATTACTCCATTTTTTATACCATATGCCATAACAAACATGGGTTCTGCTTTGCTTGGTATTGATCTTGGTTTTATGGGACCAAACTACTCAATCTCAACTGCTTGTGCTACCTCCAATTACTGTTTTTATGCTGCTGCCAATCATATTCGAAGAGGTGAAGCTGATCTGATGCTTGCTGGTGGAACTGAAGCTGCCATAATACCTATTGGATTAGGAGGTTTTGTGGCATGCAGAGCTTTGTCTCAAAGGAATGATGATCCACAAACTGCTTCCAGACCGTGGGACAAAGAAAGAGATGGATTTGTTATGGGTGAGGGAGCTGGAGTCTTG GTGATGGAAAGTTTGGAGCATGCAATGAAAAGAGGAGCACCAATAATTGCAGAGTATTTGGGTGGTGCAGTTAATTGTGATGCTTATCACATGACTGATCCCCGAGCTGATGGTCTTGgtgtttcttcatgtattcttAGCAGCCTTGAAGATGCTGGAGTGTCACCAGAAGAG gTTAACTACATCAATGCTCATGCAACTTCCACCATTGTTGGTGATCTAGCCGAGGTAAATGCTGTTAAGAAGGTTTTCAAGAACACCTCAGGAATCAAAATGAACGCAACCAAG TCTATGATAGGGCACTGCCTCGGTGCTGCTGGTGGTCTGGAAGCTATCGCAACAATTAAAGCTATTACAACCGGCTGGGTGCATCCTTCCATTAACCAATTT AATCGTGAGCCTTCAGTGGAGTTTGATACTGTTCCAAACCAAAAACAACAGCATGAAGTGAATGTTG GAATCTCAAATTCCTTTGGTTTTGGTGGTCACAACTCTGTCGTCGCATTTTCTGCATTCAAGCCTTAA